The following proteins are encoded in a genomic region of Zea mays cultivar B73 chromosome 9, Zm-B73-REFERENCE-NAM-5.0, whole genome shotgun sequence:
- the LOC100274021 gene encoding uncharacterized protein isoform X1, which produces MSAARTRPMQPAATTTNSSSLPSLTRGPRSHLLRLDAPIVRASPLPSLSSIVSLRTSCHRQSLLSTARPRPTPVHPAVTTTTSCSLSSLTRGTRSGPSPLSQSRCSSAIRSTCLGAKTCRSIAYYDKGLEILMATLGERDPPSQRPAVLSSG; this is translated from the exons AtgtcggcggcgaggacgaggcctATGCAGCCGGCAGCGACGACCACCAACAGTTCCAGCTTGCCGAGCCTAACCAGAGGGCCGAGGAGCCACCTTCTCCGTCTAGATGCTCCCATCGTCCGTGCATCTCCCCTTCCATCCCTGTCCTCGATTGTGTCGTTGCGTACGTCGTGCCACCGCCAGAGTCTCCTGTCAACGGCGAGGCCGAGACCAACGCCTGTGCACCCAGCGGTGACGACCACCACCAGCTGCAGCTTGTCGAGCCTCACCAGAGGGACGAGGAGTGGTCCCTCGCCGCTTTCTCAGTCTAGGTGTAGTTCAGCGATACGCAGTACATGCTTAGGTGCCAAGACCTGCAGGTCCATCGCCTACTACGACAAGGGCCTCGAGATCTTGATGGCTACGCTCGGCGAGCGTGATCCCCCATCGCAAAGACCTGCAG TTCTCAGTTCAGGATGA
- the LOC100274021 gene encoding uncharacterized protein LOC100274021 — translation MSAARTRPMQPAATTTNSSSLPSLTRGPRSHLLRLDAPIVRASPLPSLSSIVSLRTSCHRQSLLSTARPRPTPVHPAVTTTTSCSLSSLTRGTRSGPSPLSQSRCSSAIRSTCLGAKTCRSIAYYDKGLEILMATLGERDPPSQRPAEAEML, via the exons AtgtcggcggcgaggacgaggcctATGCAGCCGGCAGCGACGACCACCAACAGTTCCAGCTTGCCGAGCCTAACCAGAGGGCCGAGGAGCCACCTTCTCCGTCTAGATGCTCCCATCGTCCGTGCATCTCCCCTTCCATCCCTGTCCTCGATTGTGTCGTTGCGTACGTCGTGCCACCGCCAGAGTCTCCTGTCAACGGCGAGGCCGAGACCAACGCCTGTGCACCCAGCGGTGACGACCACCACCAGCTGCAGCTTGTCGAGCCTCACCAGAGGGACGAGGAGTGGTCCCTCGCCGCTTTCTCAGTCTAGGTGTAGTTCAGCGATACGCAGTACATGCTTAGGTGCCAAGACCTGCAGGTCCATCGCCTACTACGACAAGGGCCTCGAGATCTTGATGGCTACGCTCGGCGAGCGTGATCCCCCATCGCAAAGACCTGCAG AGGCAGAAATGCTTTAA